The DNA sequence CTGCCTCCGTGAATGATTGACAATCTGGTACCCATTTCTCAGTCGGCTTGATAATCGCATAACCGTAGGCACCACTTTCTTCTGCAATTTTCAACCAATCGTCCTGTGTGAAAGATTCCAGCAAAATCATAAGCAAGATGGACTCTTCCTTGAAAATCATCGCTTCAAACTCAGCTGCAAAATTTTCAAATGTTGCTCGAACTTGCTCGATACCTAGATTGGACAAATCTTCAGCAGCAGTCTTTGCTTCTTGAAAAAGCTCTCGAATCTGGTCGTCCACACCCCACATAACCTTGGGTGGTGAATCGTGACCATATCTCTCCATAATCGGAAACATCAGCTCTTCCTTGCGCTGATAATGAATGTCAAATTGACCGACCAAGCCCAGCTGGCGCATCAACCCCTTTTCCAACTCTGTCTTCATTTCTGCATCATCTGTTTGAGCATAGGTATCAAGGAGGCGCCGGATCCGCAACAGAGCCGCTCTCAGAGCCAGATTTTCCTGCTTAAAAATTTGAACTGGATGTCCTGGGTGATCTGTGTCAGCCACTTCTACATTTTTCACTGCTCCCTTAAAAAGATTCGCATGAACATTGCAAAGCGACATAACATCCTCAAAAGTTACACCCGTATCCGAGTTCATCAGTTCGTGCTCCATAAGACTGATCTCAATAGCCGAAACACCTGTAAAATGTTTGTTAAACTGCTCTTGAACCTCCTCTGCTGTTGCACCATGATGCAAATCCAGCAAAATGGATTTCAAAATTTCAATTCGTTCATCTGCCATTAGTCTAGCCCCACCACTTCATAGCCATTTGCTTCCAATGTCATGACAATTTTATCCATAGGGGTTCCCTCTAACTTAGAACCTTGCTTTAACGACACCTTGCGACCAACCGTATTGCGCATGATCGGATTGGCAAGTGGCTTAAAACCAAGCTCCACCAAAATCTCCAACACTTCTGGGTGCTTGTCAACTACTTCTGCCACAGGAATGGATACATCAATGATATTGTCCATACTTCACCTCATGAACATTTTTCTATTATTATAACACAAAAAGCAGTTGCTTTCTAAGCAAAACCAAAACGCTCTTTATCTTTGATTCATTCCATTTTTCTGAATCAAGCATCTATAACTATTTTTAATATAGTATAAGTAATTGTTATAATAAAATGATTCTGTGTTTTTCACAAGCAAAATAATTGATAAATTCTCTTTTCAAAGCAAAATATTTCACAAATAAAAGAAAGATTATTAAATCGCAGATTTGAAAACGTTTTTATAATCGTGATATAATAATTTCAAAAACAGGATGAAGGAGATAGTATGTCTATTACAACTTTACTAAACATCAAATATCCAATTTTTCAAGGTGCTATGGCGCAAATTTCTCACTATCAGTTGGCTGCTGCTGTTTCAGAAGCGGGTGGCTTGGGGATTATTGCTTCAGGTGGTATGACTAGCGACCAATTGCGCGAAGAAATTCGTGAATTGCGTAAACTCACAGACAAACCATTCGCTGTTAATGTGATGCTGATGCTGAAAAACATCGAAGAGCTTGTGAATGTTATCACCGAAGAAAAAGTTCCTGTTGTGACAACTGGTGCTGGCACCCCTAAATTTATTCTGCCTGCTCTCAAAGAAGCAGGTATCAAGGTTATTCCGGTCATTGCCAGCGTGAAACATGCTAAAAAAATGCAGGAATTAGGTGTTGACGCTGTTATCGCTGAAGGAGCTGAAGCGGGTGGTCATATCGGTAGCACCAATACCATGGCTTTGCTGCCACAAATCGCTGATGCGGTTGATATTCCCGTGATTGGTGCAGGAGGTATTGCAGACGGTCGTGGACTTGCTGCTGCTTTCGTTTTAGGCGCACAAGGAGCTCAGCTCGGTACGGTGTTTCTCGCGTCAAAAGAATGCCCAATCGCTGAAAGTTATAAAGAAGCCGTTCTCAAGGCAAATGATACAGATACAGCTGTCACAGGAAGGAGGGCGGGTGCACCCGTTCGTTGTATCCGAAACGAAATGACAGATCATTATATAGAACTTGAAAATAAAGGTACCAGCCGTGAGGAATTGGAAGAGATTACTATTGGAGCTCTCTCAAAAGCTGTATATGACGGAGACACCAAAAACGGCTCCATGATGTGCGGTCAAATTGCTGGTATGATAAAAGAAATCCGACCATGCAAAGAAATCATTGAAACAATCGTCTCAGATGCACAAAAAGCATTGGAAAACACAGAGATTTCCTTGTAAAATCGAAAAAACTTGTAGAAAATGATCTCTACAAGTTTTTCTATTGCTGAAGTAGTTAAAAATATTTGCGTTTCATTTTAGTTGCTCAACTTCTGTCGCCTATTTGTCTCATCTGCCTCAAACTAGACTCACTCATGAACAAGTCCATTTACCAAATACTATAAAATATCAATAGCATTGCTACAGGATACCTTCTTTGCAATTTTTACATCCTGATTCTTTGAACTTTCGTTGTTAGGAAGTGCCTTGTATATTATTCTAACATACAGTAAAAGTATTTCATATCATTTCCCGTCATTTTCAGTACGTTCTTGTCCCCACCAGTAAGGCATGAGTTATCCCAAAGTAATCGTTTCGCGTTTTTCAAAATCCAACATAAACTCTAGATGACGATTCTCAGGATTCAACTCCATTAAAAATTCTCTACACGCCCCACAAGGCATACCAGAACCTCCTCCATAAGGTGGTTTATCACGAAAAGCCAATACTCGTTTCATTTTTGTTTGTCCAGAACACTGATACATATTAAAGGCTGCTACCCTTTCAGCGCAGAGATGAAAAACACCATAGGTTCCTTCAAAGCAAAAGCCGGTATAAATCTTTCCATCCTCTGCTTCAATAGCTGCTACAACATGATTAGCGTACACAAAGGGCGATACCTCATGCGGATCATAGAGCTTCTTGGCTTCTTCATACATTTTTTCCCAAATATCCATTCTAATCCTCTTTCCTCATCAACTTCACTACAGCCTCGGTCCTGGCTGTGTGTGGAAACATATCCACAGATTGAATATAATGAACATCGTAGACCTTGCTCAATTGCACCAAATCTCTAGCTAGAGTAGAGACATTACAGGAGACATAAACCATTTTCTTCGGTGCATAACGGACAATCGTCTCAAGCAGCTTTTTATCCAAGCCAGTTCGTGGTGGATCGACAATCAAAGCATCCGCCCGATAGCCTTCCTTATACCAACGAGGAATAATGCTTTCAGCAGTCCCAGTCTCATAATGAGTATTGTTAAAGCCTAAGCGAGCAGCATTTCGCTTAGCATCTTCAATAGCTTCCGGAATAATGTCCATACCTCGCAGAGACTTGACTCTTTTAGCAAAGGCAAAGCCAATCGTTCCCACGCCGCAATAAGCATCAATCAAATGCTCTTCAGATGTCACATCAAGCGCCTTGACTGCTTCACTGTAAAGCACTTCTGTCTGCTCTGGATTGAGCTGGTAAAAAGCCCTAGGCGATAAGGAAAACTCGTAATCCAAAACACCTTCTTGAATTGTCTCTTTTCCCCAGATAATTTCCGTCTTATCTCCATAAATTTCACTTGATTTTGTCGTATGGTAATTGACCGCCACTGCTTCTAATTCTGGAAATTCTGCTGTTAAATCTCGAATGACTGGAGAGAAGTCCAACTTCTTTCCCGTGACAAAGATCATCTGCACCTGTCCCGTTTTCCGAGCCCTGCGAATCATAACCGTCCGAACGCCTGCTCTCTTACGCTCATCGTAGATAGGAAGATTGTACTTCCCCAAAAGGAGAGCCACTTTATTGATGATTTTCTGCGTTACCTTATCCTGAACCAAACAGTTTTTCAAAGAAATCAGATAATGGGAATTCTGCGCATAAAGCCCTGCTTTGACTTCATCTCCTAATTTCCGTGTCTGAAATTGAAGCTTAGCCCGATAGTAAAGTGGTTCTTGCATGCCAATCGTTGGACGAATCTCATAGTTTTCATAACCTTGAGGTGCAAATTTTTTCAAAGCCTGCCGCAGCAGATCTGTCTTAAATTCTAACTGTTTGTCATAATGCAAGTGCATAATCTGGCAGCCCCCGCATTTTTCATAAATCTCACAAGGAGGCTCTACTCGATACTTGGTGCGTTTGTTAATCGTCAACAGTTTTGCTTCGACAAAATTACGCTTAACCGTCGTGATTTGACAAAAAATATCCTCACCTTTTAAAGCACCTGGCACAAAGACCAATGTCTTTTTATAAAATCCAATCCCTTCCCCGTTGATTCCCATTTTTTTGATTTTCAAGGGGATTTTTTGTTTTACTTTCAGATTCATAAACCTATCTTACCATATTTTGAGGTATAATAGAATCATGAAAATTACAAAAATCGAAAAGAAAAAGCGGCTTTATCTCTTAGAGCTGGATGAGACAGAAAAACTGTATATCACCGAAGATACCATTGTTCATTTTATGTTGTCAAAAGGCATGAACATTACTGAGCAAGAGCTGAAAAAAATCCAAGAATATGCTCAATTTTCTTATGGAAAAAATCTGGCATTGTATCATCTTTCTTTCAAGCAGCGTACTGTAAAGGAAGTCAATGATTATTTGCGTAAGCACGACATGGAAGAGGAAACGATTGTTCACGTTATTGACAACTTAAAAAAAGACAACTGGCTAGATGATGCCAAATATGCTCATGCTGTTATCAATGCTAACCTCTTGTCTGGAGACAAAGGTGCTTATGCGCTCAAGCAAAAGTTAATGCAAAAAGGAATTGCTGCTTCTATCATTGATGATGAATTACATCAACATGATTTTACAAATCTAGCAGAAACAGTTGCTCAAAAATTACTCAAAAAATATCAAGGGAAGCTCCCGACAAAAGCACTTCACGATAAAATCTTACAACAGCTCATCAATAAAGGTTTTTCCTATGAAGAATCAAAAGTGGCATACCAAAACCTCACGATAGAAGATGATGATGGAAACCAGCAAGAATTGCTTTACAAAGAATTAGACAAACAATACCGCAAGTATTCTAAAAAATACGATGGCTATGATTTAAAACAACGGCTCACCCAAGCACTCGCACGCAAAGGCTACGATTTTTCTGATATTGCTAGCGCTCTCAGAGAATATCTATAAAAAATGTAAGGTTTATTTATGTTTTTTCATGAAAATATGTTACAATAAGAGCGATAACCTGATTAATTGTAGAAAGTTGGTAGAAGATGAAGCTTCCAAAAGAAGGCGACTTTATTACAATTCAAAGTTATAAGCATAATGGAAGTCTGCACCGCACTTGGCGCGATACCATGGTACTAAAAACAACAGAAAATGCCATTATTGGTGTCAACGACCACACCTTGGTCACAGAAAGTGACGGGCGGCGTTGGGTGACACGTGAGCCAGCTATTGTCTATTTTCATAAAAAATATTGGTTTAACATTATCGCTATGATCCGCGAAAATGGGATTTCCTACTATTGCAATCTAGCCAGCCCCTATTATCTTGATGCAGAAGCATTAAAATACATAGATTATGATTTAGATGTCAAAGTCTTCACCAATGGTGAAAAGCGATTGCTGGATGTAGATGAATACGAGCGCCACAAGCGGCAAATGAACTATTCCAATGATTTAGATTACATTCTCAAGGAGAATGTGAAAATCTTAGTAGACTGGATTAATAATGAGCGTGGACCTTTTTCACAAGCCTATGTCAATATTTGGTACAAACGTTATGTAGAGCTAAAGAATCGCTAAAGTTGCCAAGGGACCTCTGGTCCTTTTTGATTTTCAAAGAACAATTTCTTGCAATTCAAGCTTATTTTATGTATCATATAGAAAATCCTTTGATGAATGAGCACAGAAAGGAAGAAACGATGGCTTTTACAAATACACGTGGACGTTATGCCAGCTTTGGCGTTGTAACCAGTTTACCAGATGATATCGTTGACAGCTTTTGGTATATTATTGACAATTTTCTAAAAGGTGTGTTTGAATTAGATGAACTTCTTCGATTTGAACTCATCAACAACAAAGGAAAAACGACTTTTCAATTTTCACAAGAGAGCCTAGCGACTGTTGTCACTTTTGATTTTAATGACTCTTTCGATCCGTTTTTTCCACGAGAAATCTTTGTGACTGACAATAATGGTAAAGAAACTATTATGCTGCCAGATGAGTATACCTTGATGTAATAGTATATTAAGTAGAGCATATGTGATGATACAACCACTCCTTAATGTACGAAAACACATAAAAGCCCTCATAGAACCATTCTATTGAGGGCTTTATATTGAGTATTTAAAGTCTGCTTTGATGCTTATTCAGCAGTTTCCTCTTTTGATTGATTCAGAAAATCCATTGCTTCCTTGGTCCAAGTCGGCAAATTTTTAGCGAGCGGTGCAAAACCAATCTTGTAACGGTCATTTGAAAAGCGATGGCGTTTAGGCAAATGATGCTTCTCTTCTTCCAGAGTTCTCATTGACAAACTAGCCTTACCCGAAAATTCATCATAGTCCATCACTTGCACCAAGACCTGATCGTCAACATGCAGAATTTCGTGGATATTTTCGATATAGCCTGTCCGAATTTCTGAGATATGAATCAATCCCATGTCACCCGTTTCTAGTTCCACAAAAGCACCATAAGGCTGAATACCGGTAATTCGGCCTTTTAGTTTTTCACCAATTTTCATTTTAATCCTCAATCTCAATGGTTTCAATCACGACATCCTCAAGCGGTTTATCCATTGCACCAGTTTCAACTGCCGCAATCTTATCTAACACTTGATAAGAAGCTTCATCTAGCAATTGACCAAATACAGTATGCCTGCGATCCAAATGCGGCGTTCCACCTTTACTTGCATAGACTTCAGCAATCGGTGCTGGCCAACCACCTCGTTCCAATTCCTTTTGTGCATAAGGGATCTTGCTATTTTGCACGATGAAAAATTGACTGCCATTTGTATTTGGACCAGCATTAGCCATCGAAAGTGCACCACGGATATTGTACAATTCTGGAGAAAATTCATCTTCAAACTTTTCTCCATAAATAGATTCGCCACCCATGCCCGTACCAGTTGGATCTCCACCTTGAATCATGAAATCCTTGATAATGCGGTGGAAAATCACGCCATCATAGTAGCCATCCTTTGATAAAGCGATAAAATTAGCCACTGTCTTCGGCGCTTGCTCTGGAAATAGTTGAATTTTCAAATCACCGTGGTTGGTTTTAATAGTCGCTTTCGGACCTTCTGTTTTTTCAATCGTCACTTGCGGAAAATGCAATTCTTTTTCTACCATTCCTAACTCCTCTAAGGCATAAAAAATGCCGTCTTCTTCTACTGTTTTTGTCACAAAGTCAGCCTTTGCTTTGATCTTTTCATGGGAAATGCCCATAGCAACGCTGATACCTGCATAATCAAACAATTCTAAATCATTGAGTTCATCGCCAAAAGCCATGACATTCTCCGGTTTCAATCCTAGATACTCAACAACTTTTGCAACCCCAGATGCTTTTGAACCATTTGTCAGAACCACGTCTGATGAATGTGGATGCCAGCGAACCAAGCGCAGATGTTCTCCCAAGTCTTTTGGTAATTGCAAACTATCTCCGATATCTTCAAATGTCCACATTTGATAAACGTTGTGATCTTGATAAAAATCCGGCTGAATAGGTAAATTAGGATAAACAATATCAATGGCTTCATCAATAAGCGGTGTTCGCGTCGAAAGCGCTGCCTCATGACTACCAACGAGGCCAAAGTCAATCCCAACTTCCTTCGTCCAAGCGATATAAGTTTCTACTAAATTTCGATCAATCGGGGTTTGCGCAATAACCTTTCCTGCTTTATCTTCAATATAGGAACCATTTAAAGTGACAAAAAAATCCGGCTGCAATGCTTTCAGCTCTGGAACTACACCAAAAATCCCTCTCCCTGAAGCAATTCCTGTCAAAATTCCTTTTTCTTTTAGCTGTTTAAACACCGTTTTGATAGAGTCCGGAATATAGCCAGTCTCTTTCACTCGCAACGTATCATCAATATCGAAAAAGACGATTTTGATTTTCTTGGATTTATATTTTAATTTTGCGTCCATAATCTCCCTATAGGAATTATTCTGCTTTCTATTATACCACTAAATGTCATCTTGTGGGACAAGGTGATGTTGGAAAGCATAAACAACAGCTTGTGTACGATCGCTCACTTCTAGCTTTGATAAGATATTGGACACATGTGTTTTCACTGTCTTTAAAGAAATAAATAATTCATCTGCTATGCGTTGATTTTCATAACCTTTTGCCAGTAGTCCTAAAATATCTCGCTCACGCGCAGTCAAATCTTCGTGCAATTCAATATGATTTCGATGATATTCCACTTTTTGGCTGACCTCTGTTTCAATGGCAAGTTCACCCTTAGCTACTTTTCGGACAGCTCGTAAAATATCATCAGCACTAGATGTTTTCAGCATATATCCTTTAGCACCTGCGTCTAAAACCGGATAAATTTTTTCATTATCCAAATAAGAAGTCAAAATGAGAATTTTAGCTTCAGGCCATTCTTTTAAAATAGCAAGTGTCGCTTTAATCCCACTCATTTCAGGCATAACAATGTCCATCATAATCACATCTGGGCGCAACTCCAAAGCTTTTTCAACTCCTTCGCGACCATTTGAAGCTTCTGCCACTACATCCACATCGTCTTGTAAATCCAAATAACCTTTCAAGCCAAGTCGTACCATTTCATGGTCATCTACTAATAAAATATGCATCCTAAACTCCTTTCAATAAAGGTACACGAATGTCAATCGCTACTCCTTGTTTAGGAGCCGTTAAAATCTGAATCGTTCCTGCAATATCGTTTACTCTTTCTTCTATATTTTTCAAACCATAACTCAATTCATCAGACGAAGTGTGCTCAAAGCCAATCCCATCATCTATCATCTTTAACTGCAATTCGTACGGTGTTTGATATAGATAAACATCTAAATGATTTGCATTGGCATGGCGAAGCGTATTACTGATAATTTCCTGAGCAATTCTAAAAATATGCTCCTCAATCTGTTTCGGTAATTTTTGCACATCATGGTGAAAACTTACCTCAATATCGCTTTTATCTGATAGCTCTTTCAAAATGAGGTTCAGCCCTTCAACCAAGCTTTTCCCTTCCAACTCTGTCGGTCTCAAATGTAGAAGCAAGATACGCAAATCCCTCTGAGCCGTATTTAAAATTCCTGATACGCCTGTCAATTGCTTCGATAAGGTGTCCGTATCTAAGTTCTCCACTTGACCTGTCACACCTGACAAAATCATATTAGCAGCAAAAAGTTCTTGACTGACCGTATCATGTAAGTCACGCGCAATTCGCTTGCGCTCTTTCTCAATAATCGTCTCCTCATTTTGCAGGGCGCGGTTCTCTGACTTTTGCAGATTTTCTGTCAAATGAGTTAATTTCTCTGAAACCAGCCGAAAAGAGGAATCAATTTCAGGCTGACGAATCTCTTGCAATTCTCGACCTTCTAAAACATTTTTTAGGTTTGTTTGAATGGTAGACAAAGTGACCATTTGAATCACTTTAACACCTAAAATCATCAGCATCGTCAGAGATAAAGTCAGCACAATTACAAAGAAACTAAATTTTTCTAGCCGCTCTACATTACTAAAAATCAGTTGCCAATCAAAATTAAATAGGCTAAAAATATAATGAATAATGATTCCTAAAATGAGTAGGGAATAAAAGCTAATCAAGAGATAGTAGACTTTTTTCATTTGCGAACCACCTCAACATTTCCTAAAAACGTTGACAGGACAATTTTGACGCTTTTATGTGCTCGCTTGAAGTCTGGTGTCGTTAGGCTGATACTTTCATTTCGCAACTCATAGGCAGGTTGACCTAAGAATTGTAATTCCCCATATAGATTATTCACTTTGAGACTAACTGCTACATCAACTGGCACAATGATTTTTGTGTTACCGAAAAATTTACGCAAAATAATCACATTGTCATGGTTTGTGATAATGACCTGTTCCAAGTGAATCGTATCTTTTCCCACCAACCGAAATAGATTAATGTCATCAAATCGGCAGGTATCTAATGGGCCAAAATGATGAAGATTTCCTAGCCATTTATTTTTTTCTCGTTTTGGATTCACTGTATCATCAAAAATGAGATTTGTTACTCCATTTTCCTTATAAATATAGGGGTAAGCCACAATCATGCCATAAATAACCGCGAAAAGCAAAGCAGCAATAACATAGGGATTGAGCATAATAACGAAAAAAAGTAATATAGTAGATGTCACTAGGAGGAAGTTTCCTCTTTGTTTTCCAAAATAATAATA is a window from the Streptococcus anginosus subsp. whileyi MAS624 genome containing:
- a CDS encoding S1 RNA-binding domain-containing protein, with translation MKIGEKLKGRITGIQPYGAFVELETGDMGLIHISEIRTGYIENIHEILHVDDQVLVQVMDYDEFSGKASLSMRTLEEEKHHLPKRHRFSNDRYKIGFAPLAKNLPTWTKEAMDFLNQSKEETAE
- a CDS encoding response regulator transcription factor, whose protein sequence is MHILLVDDHEMVRLGLKGYLDLQDDVDVVAEASNGREGVEKALELRPDVIMMDIVMPEMSGIKATLAILKEWPEAKILILTSYLDNEKIYPVLDAGAKGYMLKTSSADDILRAVRKVAKGELAIETEVSQKVEYHRNHIELHEDLTARERDILGLLAKGYENQRIADELFISLKTVKTHVSNILSKLEVSDRTQAVVYAFQHHLVPQDDI
- a CDS encoding DUF402 domain-containing protein, with product MKLPKEGDFITIQSYKHNGSLHRTWRDTMVLKTTENAIIGVNDHTLVTESDGRRWVTREPAIVYFHKKYWFNIIAMIRENGISYYCNLASPYYLDAEALKYIDYDLDVKVFTNGEKRLLDVDEYERHKRQMNYSNDLDYILKENVKILVDWINNERGPFSQAYVNIWYKRYVELKNR
- a CDS encoding bifunctional Cof-type HAD-IIB family hydrolase/peptidylprolyl isomerase: MDAKLKYKSKKIKIVFFDIDDTLRVKETGYIPDSIKTVFKQLKEKGILTGIASGRGIFGVVPELKALQPDFFVTLNGSYIEDKAGKVIAQTPIDRNLVETYIAWTKEVGIDFGLVGSHEAALSTRTPLIDEAIDIVYPNLPIQPDFYQDHNVYQMWTFEDIGDSLQLPKDLGEHLRLVRWHPHSSDVVLTNGSKASGVAKVVEYLGLKPENVMAFGDELNDLELFDYAGISVAMGISHEKIKAKADFVTKTVEEDGIFYALEELGMVEKELHFPQVTIEKTEGPKATIKTNHGDLKIQLFPEQAPKTVANFIALSKDGYYDGVIFHRIIKDFMIQGGDPTGTGMGGESIYGEKFEDEFSPELYNIRGALSMANAGPNTNGSQFFIVQNSKIPYAQKELERGGWPAPIAEVYASKGGTPHLDRRHTVFGQLLDEASYQVLDKIAAVETGAMDKPLEDVVIETIEIED
- a CDS encoding sensor histidine kinase, with translation MKKVYYLLISFYSLLILGIIIHYIFSLFNFDWQLIFSNVERLEKFSFFVIVLTLSLTMLMILGVKVIQMVTLSTIQTNLKNVLEGRELQEIRQPEIDSSFRLVSEKLTHLTENLQKSENRALQNEETIIEKERKRIARDLHDTVSQELFAANMILSGVTGQVENLDTDTLSKQLTGVSGILNTAQRDLRILLLHLRPTELEGKSLVEGLNLILKELSDKSDIEVSFHHDVQKLPKQIEEHIFRIAQEIISNTLRHANANHLDVYLYQTPYELQLKMIDDGIGFEHTSSDELSYGLKNIEERVNDIAGTIQILTAPKQGVAIDIRVPLLKGV
- the rlmD gene encoding 23S rRNA (uracil(1939)-C(5))-methyltransferase RlmD, with the translated sequence MNLKVKQKIPLKIKKMGINGEGIGFYKKTLVFVPGALKGEDIFCQITTVKRNFVEAKLLTINKRTKYRVEPPCEIYEKCGGCQIMHLHYDKQLEFKTDLLRQALKKFAPQGYENYEIRPTIGMQEPLYYRAKLQFQTRKLGDEVKAGLYAQNSHYLISLKNCLVQDKVTQKIINKVALLLGKYNLPIYDERKRAGVRTVMIRRARKTGQVQMIFVTGKKLDFSPVIRDLTAEFPELEAVAVNYHTTKSSEIYGDKTEIIWGKETIQEGVLDYEFSLSPRAFYQLNPEQTEVLYSEAVKALDVTSEEHLIDAYCGVGTIGFAFAKRVKSLRGMDIIPEAIEDAKRNAARLGFNNTHYETGTAESIIPRWYKEGYRADALIVDPPRTGLDKKLLETIVRYAPKKMVYVSCNVSTLARDLVQLSKVYDVHYIQSVDMFPHTARTEAVVKLMRKED
- the liaF gene encoding cell wall-active antibiotics response protein LiaF, with translation MKKLQFFIFVESILLTFALVTILSGHFSRVILFLVLFLLLLYYYFGKQRGNFLLVTSTILLFFVIMLNPYVIAALLFAVIYGMIVAYPYIYKENGVTNLIFDDTVNPKREKNKWLGNLHHFGPLDTCRFDDINLFRLVGKDTIHLEQVIITNHDNVIILRKFFGNTKIIVPVDVAVSLKVNNLYGELQFLGQPAYELRNESISLTTPDFKRAHKSVKIVLSTFLGNVEVVRK
- a CDS encoding DUF1858 domain-containing protein: MDNIIDVSIPVAEVVDKHPEVLEILVELGFKPLANPIMRNTVGRKVSLKQGSKLEGTPMDKIVMTLEANGYEVVGLD
- a CDS encoding nitronate monooxygenase — translated: MSITTLLNIKYPIFQGAMAQISHYQLAAAVSEAGGLGIIASGGMTSDQLREEIRELRKLTDKPFAVNVMLMLKNIEELVNVITEEKVPVVTTGAGTPKFILPALKEAGIKVIPVIASVKHAKKMQELGVDAVIAEGAEAGGHIGSTNTMALLPQIADAVDIPVIGAGGIADGRGLAAAFVLGAQGAQLGTVFLASKECPIAESYKEAVLKANDTDTAVTGRRAGAPVRCIRNEMTDHYIELENKGTSREELEEITIGALSKAVYDGDTKNGSMMCGQIAGMIKEIRPCKEIIETIVSDAQKALENTEISL
- the recX gene encoding recombination regulator RecX; translation: MKITKIEKKKRLYLLELDETEKLYITEDTIVHFMLSKGMNITEQELKKIQEYAQFSYGKNLALYHLSFKQRTVKEVNDYLRKHDMEEETIVHVIDNLKKDNWLDDAKYAHAVINANLLSGDKGAYALKQKLMQKGIAASIIDDELHQHDFTNLAETVAQKLLKKYQGKLPTKALHDKILQQLINKGFSYEESKVAYQNLTIEDDDGNQQELLYKELDKQYRKYSKKYDGYDLKQRLTQALARKGYDFSDIASALREYL
- a CDS encoding DUF438 domain-containing protein, producing the protein MADERIEILKSILLDLHHGATAEEVQEQFNKHFTGVSAIEISLMEHELMNSDTGVTFEDVMSLCNVHANLFKGAVKNVEVADTDHPGHPVQIFKQENLALRAALLRIRRLLDTYAQTDDAEMKTELEKGLMRQLGLVGQFDIHYQRKEELMFPIMERYGHDSPPKVMWGVDDQIRELFQEAKTAAEDLSNLGIEQVRATFENFAAEFEAMIFKEESILLMILLESFTQDDWLKIAEESGAYGYAIIKPTEKWVPDCQSFTEAEKEAAEKTGSEAAASDELVSDGTIQQVIETPDGQVTISFKPKKKKAENNFDRQNQQPFGHGYLSVEEANLILNHLPMEITFVNKEDIFQYYNDSVPADEMIFKRTPSQVGRNVELCHPPKFLEKVRFIFKELSEGKRDKFVMWFKSESRDKFVHVTYAAVRDEAGEFQGVLEYVQDIQPFRDIEEDFYRGVD
- a CDS encoding cytidine deaminase family protein, whose amino-acid sequence is MDIWEKMYEEAKKLYDPHEVSPFVYANHVVAAIEAEDGKIYTGFCFEGTYGVFHLCAERVAAFNMYQCSGQTKMKRVLAFRDKPPYGGGSGMPCGACREFLMELNPENRHLEFMLDFEKRETITLG
- a CDS encoding DUF960 domain-containing protein gives rise to the protein MAFTNTRGRYASFGVVTSLPDDIVDSFWYIIDNFLKGVFELDELLRFELINNKGKTTFQFSQESLATVVTFDFNDSFDPFFPREIFVTDNNGKETIMLPDEYTLM